A genomic region of Entelurus aequoreus isolate RoL-2023_Sb linkage group LG19, RoL_Eaeq_v1.1, whole genome shotgun sequence contains the following coding sequences:
- the LOC133635445 gene encoding ATP synthase subunit alpha-like has translation NYGTIKEVKDGVVIVKEGLNKVGMSEMVEFEKSGLKGIVNYLGMEKSITVLGNITSLKVGDLVKRLNTLPYLDVNNNILGRVVDPLGNTLDGLGEIKNVKGGKRLFIEKKAPGIIERESVRNSLETGVKFLDSMIPIGLGQRELIIGDPKTGKTTIAIDTIINQKGKGLICVYVVIGQKQTSLLKILKTLRNKGCMSYTTIVMASAADSAVMQYLAPYSGCTIGEFFMAKGRDVLIVFDDLSKHAVAYRQMSLLLRRPPGREGYPGDVFYLHSRLLERSAKMKNDRDTVKNHVINGGSLTAFPIIETVDGDISAYIPTNVISITDGQVFLEATLFNQGVRPAISPGVSVSRVGGAAQSKVMKSLAGSLKLELAQYREIVDYISLGLSVDASTKFLLDKGSRLQKLMNQPQNQPVNITTQIVLLYAGLKNLLNDVVLSDINIFERKLSFLLKTDFFSNLLKDTIKTKLFDNVVEYLIYGLKITYFTKK, from the coding sequence AACTATGGTACAATTAAAGAAGTAAAAGATGGTGTAGTTATTGTAAAAGAAGGTCTAAATAAAGTAGGTATGTCTGAAATGGTCGAATTTGAGAAAAGTGGACTAAAAGGTATAGTGAACTATTTAGGTATGGAAAAATCAATAACAGTTTTGGGTAACATTACTAGTTTAAAAGTTGGTGATCTTGTAAAAAGATTAAACACTTTACCTTATTTggatgttaataataatattttagggAGAGTAGTAGATCCTTTAGGTAATACTTTAGATGGATTAGgcgaaataaaaaatgtaaaaggagGTAAAAgactttttattgaaaaaaaagctCCAGGTATAATAGAAAGAGAGTCAGTTAGAAATTCATTAGAAACTGGTGTAAAATTTTTAGATAGTATGATTCCTATAGGTTTAGGTCAACGTGAATTAATTATTGGTGATCCTAAAACAGGAAAAACAACTATAGCTATTGACACAATTATAAACCAAAAAGGAAAAGGTttaatttgtgtttatgttgtaatCGGGCAAAAACAAACAAGTTTATTAAAGATTTTAAAAACTTTAAGAAATAAAGGTTGTATGTCTTATACAACAATAGTTATGGCTTCAGCAGCTGATTCTGCTGTTATGCAATATTTAGCTCCATATAGTGGTTGTACTATAGGtgagttttttatggcaaaaggaAGAgacgttttaattgtttttgatgatttaagtAAACATGCTGTTGCTTATCGTCAAATGTCTTTATTATTAAGAAGACCTCCGGGTAGAGAAGGTTATCCGGGTgatgttttttatttacattctAGATTATTAGAAAGATCTGCAAAAATGAAAAATGATAGAGATACAGTTAAAAATCATGTAATAAATGGTGGTTCTTTAACAGCTTTTCCAATAATTGAAACAGTAGATGGTGATATATCAGCTTATATACCTACAAACGTTATTTCTATAACAGATGGTCAAGTTTTTTTAGAAGCTACTTTGTTTAACCAAGGTGTACGTCCAGCTATAAGTCCAGGAGTATCGGTTAGTCGTGTTGGTGGTGCTGCTCAATCAAAAGTTATGAAGAGTCTTGCAGGTTCTTTAAAGCTAGAGCTAGCACAGTATCGTGAAATTGTTGATTATATTAGTTTAGGTTTGTCTGTTGATGCTTCTACTAAATTCTTATTGGATAAAGGTTCTAGATTACAAAAATTAATGAATCAACCACAAAATCAACCAGTAAATATTActacacaaattgttttattatatgctggtttaaaaaatttattaaatgATGTTGTTTTATCTGATataaatatttttgaaagaaaattaagttttttattaaaaacggattttttttctaatttattaaaagatacaataaaaacaaagttatttGATAACGTTGTTGAGTATTTGATTTATGGTTTAAAAATTacttactttacaaaaaagtaa
- the LOC133635446 gene encoding LOW QUALITY PROTEIN: uncharacterized protein LOC133635446 (The sequence of the model RefSeq protein was modified relative to this genomic sequence to represent the inferred CDS: substituted 4 bases at 4 genomic stop codons) produces the protein MLIVILIPLLIIFVIAILTLLERRLLANFQRRVGPDKVGLFGILQPIADALKLLFKEMIVPGISNMFIFVAAPLLIFLLSLINWSIIPFFYGNVLVEELNLGFLFIFAISSLGVYGIIMAGXASNSKYAFLGSMRAAAQVISYEVSIGIIIMIVIIYVGSFNLTKIVESQLFIWNVFICXPCFLLFFVSALAETNRVPFDLPEAESELVSGYNVEYSAFTFALFFLAEYSNIILMSFLIVLLFFGGXLPLFNINIFFFLSKELWIILKALFIIYLFILVRGTLPRYRYDQLMSIGXKVFLPLSLSYLLIYMVFMFIFYI, from the coding sequence atgctaatagtaatattaatacCACTTTTAATTATATTTGTAATTGCAATATTAACTTTATTGGAGAGGCGTTTATTAGCAAATTTTCAAAGGCGTGTTGGTCCAGATAAGGTAGGTTTGTTTGGTATATTACAACCAATAGCTGATGCTTTAAAATTATTGTTTAAAGAAATGATAGTACCtggtatttcaaatatgtttatatttgtaGCAGCTcctttattgatatttttattaagTTTAATAAATTGGAGTATAATACCATTTTTTTATGGTAATGTATTAGTTGAAGAACTGAATCTtggttttttatttatatttgcaaTATCGTCTTTAGGTGTATATGGTATAATAATGGCAGGTTGAGCTAGTAATTCTAAATATGCATTTTTAGGTTCTATGCGTGCAGCTGCTCAAGTTATTTCTTATGAAGTTTccattggtataataattatgatTGTAATTATTTATGTAGGTtcttttaatttaacaaaaatagtTGAATCTCAATTATTTATAtggaatgtttttatttgttgaccttgttttttgttgttttttgtttctgctttagcaGAAACAAATAGAGTACCTTTCGATTTACCTGAAGCAGAGTCAGAATTAGTTTCAGgatataatgttgaatattctgCTTTtacttttgctttgttttttttagcagaaTACTCAAATATTATTTTAATGAGTTTTTtgattgtattattgtttttcGGTGGTTGATTGcctttatttaatataaatatatttttttttttatcgaaagAACTTTGGATAATTTTAAAAGctctttttattatttatttatttatacttgtCAGAGGTACTTTACCAAGATATAGGTATGATCAATTGATGTCTATTGGTTGAAAAGTTTTTTTACCATTATCGTTAAGTTATTTGTTGATTTATATggtatttatgtttattttttacatttaa
- the LOC133634821 gene encoding LOW QUALITY PROTEIN: NADH-ubiquinone oxidoreductase 49 kDa subunit-like (The sequence of the model RefSeq protein was modified relative to this genomic sequence to represent the inferred CDS: substituted 1 base at 1 genomic stop codon), whose protein sequence is MVLTKILINKIKNITINFGPQHPAAHGVLRLVIELKGETIVKVDPHIGLLHRGTEKLIETKIYNQGLPYMDRLDYVSTMAQEHCYCLAIESLLDIKVTYKASLIRMLFLEITRILNHLLALTTHALDVGALTPFLWGFDLREQLMEFYERVCGARLHAAYMRPGGVNSDISLNLLVDIFNFSENFDKRLDEFMELLQTNRIWLNRLISIGYVNYLDAKDXAFSGVMLRGSGYFWDLRVFDHYENYRNFDDFKIIRGINGDSFDRFSIRMFEMLQSNYIMRTCLKGLDFFEKKNKLKDSKFISNNYKVVKPKRAFLKQDMESLIQHFKLNTEGYFVPLNESYRVVEAPKGEFAIGLSGNKTTKPSRCRIKAPGLLHLQGLDYLSKGLLLSDLVTIIGTMDLVFGEIDK, encoded by the coding sequence ataaaaaatataacaataaatttTGGCCCACAACACCCAGCAGCACATGGAGTTTTGCGTTTGGTTATAGAGTTAAAGGGTGAAACTATAGTTAAAGTTGATCCCCATATAGGTTTATTACATAGAGGTACTGAAAAACTAATAGAAACAAAAATTTATAATCAAGGTTTGCCTTATATGGACAGATTGGATTATGTTTCTACAATGGCACAAGAGCATTGTTATTGTTTAGCTATTGAGTCTTTATTAGATATAAAAGTTACTTATAAAGCAAGTTTAATTAGGATGTTATTTTTAGAAATAACAAGAATATTAAACCATTTATTAGCGTTAACAACGCACGCTTTAGATGTAGGTGCATTAACCCCTTTTTTATGGGGTTTCGATTTAAGAGAGCAGTTAATGGAATTTTATGAGCGTGTTTGTGGTGCTAGATTACATGCAGCTTATATGCGTCCGGGGGGTGTTAATAGTGATATTAGCTTAAATTTATTAGTTGATATCTTTAATTTTTCTGAAAATTTTGATAAACGTTTAGACGAGTTTATGGAATTATTACAAACTAATAGGATTTGGTTAAATAGATTAATTTCTATTGGTTATGTTAACTATTTGGATGCAAAAGATTGAGCTTTTTCAGGTGTTATGTTAAGAGGTTCTGGTTATTTTTGGGATTTgcgtgtttttgatcattatgaaAATTATAGAAATTTTGATGATTTTAAAATAATCCGTGGTATAAATGGTGATTCTTTTGATCGTTTTAGTATTAGGATGTTTGAAATGCTTCAATCAAATTATATAATGCGTACTTGCTTAAAAGGTttagatttttttgaaaaaaagaatAAATTAAAGGATAGTAAGTTCATAAGTAATAATTATAAAGTTGTAAAACCAAAAAGGGCTTTTTTAAAGCAAGATATGGAATCATTAATACAgcattttaaattaaatacagaAGGTTATTTTGTACCATTAAATGAAAGTTATCGTGTTGTTGAGGCGCCTAAAGGTGAATTTGCTATAGGTTTAAGTGGTAATAAAACAACTAAACCATCACGTTGTCGTATTAAAGCACCAGGTCTTTTACATTTGCAAGGTTTAGATTATTTATCAAAAGGCTTGCTTTTATCAGATTTGGTTACTATAATAGGGACGATGGATTTAGTTTTTGGAGAAATTGATAAATAA